Below is a genomic region from Vitis riparia cultivar Riparia Gloire de Montpellier isolate 1030 chromosome 16, EGFV_Vit.rip_1.0, whole genome shotgun sequence.
atatatattttgtttgaagTTATGGTTCCACAGAACTACAAGcctgattattttttttcttttactagcCTCagatttttaaactttttcttttatatttaaaaataaaaaacaggaaATGCACCTTGAATATTGGATATGAATGATGACaattacaaataattatttcaaaggGATATGCAAAACTTGATGGTTGCATATTTAAACAATCTATTATGGTATTATAATGAGTAGCTGGATCCGCATGGTGCGTCCTCCTAGTAGTTGTGGTTGTCAGTCTAGAACTGAGATTGAAGATACTCAACCACATTCTTGTCCACTTGGAAGGCCTTTGTGAGAACATCAGCTGATATTGCTGGCTTTGATCCAAACACTGCCTTTGCAATGGTGATCactgttaggaagtgtcccaaattcctaattagtatagattcctttttgtaaagaatattatatagaatatttctaggttgatatattattgtaatattagacttccttatagaataaggaaggttttggaaatatctctataaatattctaggtcatgaggggaaaaagttatgagatggagatgggcctgtagagactatacaaggtggatagagatgtgaggaagaacgggaggtacccggtggagcgagatggctcgtagtaaggtatagatacaaggagtggggaaacatgggatgtttcgggaacccaataattgtatctggttttgtcctctgtaatattctctattgtatagtggaatcattatctctcatccgtggacgtaggcatggttggccgaaccacgttaaaacctcgtgtaccgtatgtgtgagtgttttatctttgtgttcttgaactaacattgttggcatcaaagctttcgttggcactacaactggtatcagagcttgggttgaaaatttctggaagagcaaaagatcacaaagcacacaagatgaaaacaaaaggaattttcactgaaggtggagtcgattgctctctcgtggtgatatgatacaaaaaggtttgtgtcatggagagattgaagattaacttcatgaaatttggtccaaggtggagattgttaggaagtgtcccaaattcctaattagtatagattcctttttgtaaagaatattatatagaatatttctaggttgatatattattgtaatattagacttccttatagaataaggaaggttgttggaaatatctctataaatattctaggtcatgaggggaaaaagttatgagatggagatgggcctgtagagactatacaaggtggatagagatgtgaggaagaacgggaggtacccggtggagcgagatggctcgtagtaaggtatagatacaaggagtggggaaacatgggatgtttcgggaacccaataattgtatctggttttgtcctctgtaatattctctattgtatagtggaatcattatctctcatccgtggacgtaggcatggttggccgaaccacgttaaaacctcgtgtaccgtatgtgtgattgttttatctttgtgttcttgaactaacattgttggcatcaaagctttcgctggCACTACAACAGATCACGCCTGGGTTCTGGCTACTCAATGAAGCAATGGCCACTGCGTTTGTTGTTCCCACATTTAGCTGGAAGTGAATGAGACCTTGTGGGAAGACGAACACGTCTCCTTTGTAAAGGACCTTGGAGATGAGGCGGTTCTCAGGATTAGAGGTGACAAAGCCCACATAAAGTGTCCCCTCCAAGACAGTGAGGATCTCTGTGGCTCGAGGGTGGATGTGGGGAGGGTTGAGACCGTATGGCGCATAGTCAACACGAGCCAGGGAAACGCCAAGGGTGTTGAGTCCAGGTATCTGTGCCACGTTTGCTGGTGTGACCATCGACCCAAGTTTGTTTGATGTATTTCCTGGAACACGAAGCCCTGAAAAGAAGAAATCATTTGGCGTTGCAAGCTTTGGATCCTTGCAGAATTTCCCATTCACAAACACTGCAAAGCAACAAATATATTAGGACGTCGACTAATGTAGCCGTGGAAAGATTAATATTCATAGATGAGAATATATCACATATGGACAAGAATACTAGAGAGAGCATGAGTATTTCACCAGTGTCGTTAGTATCATTAACAGCTACACAGAAGTCCTGAAGAGGACTGGGATCAGAGGCAGAGGCAACAGAAAATGCCATAGCCAAGAGTACAATATATGCAAGGGTGTTAGCTCCCATCTTCTTCATGTTATACAATGAATGTAATCTCTATTGATTTATGAGGAAAGAGGAAAGAATTTTACTAATACAATGGAGTAGTGCTATGGTAGCTTGGATTTGCTATGGATTTGCAATTTTGAGGATTACCCGATTGTCTATTTATAGATGAAGAGTCTCTGACATGTTCCAAATTTGAAGTAGTctcataatattaattaaatacaaagaagCTACTTAATTGATCAAGTACTCAAAGTTTGGTTTTGTatgtttattaatatatatcttGGATAACCTTTGAGTAGTCTCTAGCCAGCTAACAGGTCTCTGATATATAAGATGTGTGTTTTCCATTCATTCATTCTGGTGTAATTGTTTTGACCATGTCCAACGCAATCTACCAGGTCTGTGAAGAATGCCATTAAAGTAGCATTCCAAGAAATGTGTTAATGTTCTATCTTTTGCTGGAACTCATATATAATAAGAACAGACCAATCACCAGGTCTGTGAATATTCAAAAATGTGGTGCCAGACAAAGACCAATCACCAAGGACCCACGCTGTATACGCCCAAACTTAAGATTAAAAAGTCCCGAGAGGAACTAACTTCAAACCATTAAGAATTCTACACATTAGCTTAGTGGCCAAGTAATTAAAGGATGATAGCAGCTTTGACTTATCAGAActcttattttcatttcttttttaattgtctatttcaaaagaaaagttagataaaagaaaggaaaaaaagaacataaagaAACTGTGGAATGAGATGTGCTACAAAGCAGCTCTGAGGTTTTGATGAAGAGACTTTCTGGGCATAGGTGTTTTGGGACTTGTTACTGATCATGCATGTTTAACCTTCTACACATAAAAGTGGTTTCTTGTTCCAAAGAAACACCTCAGATGATCctgtcttttaatttttttcttttttttgaacaaaagtCAAAACATAATCTAGCTAAACTTTATAGGTTTTTTTATATGCGGAGACCAGGTAGATCACTGAGATATCATTTCAATGGATATAATATGTTGaacacttttttcttttactcaGTTGTATTGAAATACAAAAATGTTTTGCTGGGTAAGGTCAAAGAAATCTTCCTCTCATTCAGCTTTCTGGTTATAACTTACACCAAATATCAACTAATGCAGATATAAGTCCATGGTATCTACACTGGTTTATTGGTAAATAACAGAAACCCATCCCTATTCCTCTTGATTCATAGGTAAATATTAAACAAAGATTTTACAAAATGAAATGGTCTTGTGATGATCATCAACCAGCATAACATCATGCAGTGCGTATAGGTAGAAAGACTGAATTAATAAAGTTGTTACTTGCTATACTCAACATTTAAATGGTTATGGAAATTAATAGGCTAAGACAAACTTTGAGGACTTGGTAATTTAGATAATTGGTTTTTCATTCAAAGTTCAGAGACGACTCCACTATAAATAGACCGTCAATCCTCGATGCAAATCCATAGCAGAAATTGCTCTAGCCAACATAGCACTTTATTATATAGAAATGAGGAAGATGGTAGTTAACACCCTTGCGTGCATTGCACTCTTGGCTATGGCATT
It encodes:
- the LOC117934185 gene encoding putative germin-like protein 2-1, giving the protein MKKMGANTLAYIVLLAMAFSVASASDPSPLQDFCVAVNDTNDTVFVNGKFCKDPKLATPNDFFFSGLRVPGNTSNKLGSMVTPANVAQIPGLNTLGVSLARVDYAPYGLNPPHIHPRATEILTVLEGTLYVGFVTSNPENRLISKVLYKGDVFVFPQGLIHFQLNVGTTNAVAIASLSSQNPGVILITIAKAVFGSKPAISADVLTKAFQVDKNVVEYLQSQF